The following are encoded in a window of Heterodontus francisci isolate sHetFra1 chromosome 2, sHetFra1.hap1, whole genome shotgun sequence genomic DNA:
- the LOC137351657 gene encoding protein rapunzel-like, producing the protein MAETAIDSLKLAKSSTEVVQAVVAVKNAMSVITSLEKLASAAGAVGAIIGVAAAIVKLALGNVESEEMRYMKEQFQIVKNQLDVISEQIQQVLQAIEQSTVNNQYFPIEENLKNQFRKYMEILNAESEFRENEKREFLTHFDASKGDQNLHTLFDGVMSNSAIFGKSILETAMGYDQRNRRLMEGLCCRLKELFCIGLIALLGHAAITGNDAEALKKEWDGKLAEVESKMKSMMDRCINEFAEQAEIDVEKMIKDKGGRDNEACVGYIKDGLVKKYDWVKWSVRVYNDISGFDNHCVIGYNYFHFFRLNGVNAVVSYAIDPKPIDEGRIRQLMEGKNGWSDARKVAEHVHNNLPSGHVVHTVRRLKGLWGSWNFPSDCHFWENYSGVTLCVHSI; encoded by the coding sequence ATGGCTGAAACTGCAATAGATTCATTGAAACTGGCAAAATCCAGCACAGAGGTTGTGCAGGCAGTGGTTGCTGTGAAAAATGCCATGTCTGTCATTACCAGTTTGGAAAAGCTGGCGTCTGCTGCTGGAGCAGTGGGAGCTATTATTGGGGTAGCAGCAGCCATTGTTAAACTTGCTTTAGGTAATGTGGAGAGTGAGGAAATGAGATATATGAAGGAGCAGTTCCAGATAGTCAAGAACCAGCTAGATGTCATTTCAGAGCAGATTCAGCAAGTCCTTCAAGCGATAGAACAAAGTACAGTAAATAATCAATATTTCCCCATCGAAGAGAATTTGAAAAACCAGTTCAGGAAGTACATGGAAATCCTCAACGCAGAATCAGAATTCCGGGAGAATGAGAAACGAGAATTCCTGACACACTTTGATGCGAGTAAAGGTGACCAGAACCTTCACACTCTCTTTGATGGTGTGATGAGTAATTCTGCCATCTTTGGGAAATCCATCCTGGAAACCGCCATGGGATATGACCAGAGGAATCGGCGTCTCATGGAAGGTCTGTGCTGCCGTCTGAAAGAGCTCTTCTGTATCGGCCTGATTGCCCTGCTGGGTCATGCTGCCATCACTGGGAATGATGCAGAGGCATTAAAGAAAGAATGGGATGGGAAATTGGCTGAAGTTGAGAGTAAAATGAAATCCATGATGGATCGGTGCATAAATGAGTTTGCAGAGCAGGCAGAAATAGATGTTGAAAAAATGATAAAGGATAAGGGTGGGAGAGATAATGAGGCATGTGTAGGGTATATAAAAGATGGTTTGGTGAAGAAATACGACTGGGTTAAATGGTCTGTGCGGGTCTACAATGATATCAGTGGGTTCGACAATCACTGTGTCATTGGCTATAATTACTTTCATTTTTTCAGACTCAATGGTGTTAATGCTGTTGTCTCCTATGCTATTGACCCCAAACCAATTGATGAAGGGCGTATAAGGCAGTTAATGGAGGGGAAAAATGGCTGGAGTGATGCAAGAAAAGTTGCTGAACATGTGCACAATAACCTTCCCTCTGGGCATGTTGTACACACGGTGAGACGCCTCAAGGGGCTGTGGGGTTCCTGGAACTTTCCCAGCGATTGTCACTTCTGGGAGAATTATAGTGGAGTCACCCTGTGTGTCCATTCAATATAA